From the genome of Hymenobacter cellulosilyticus, one region includes:
- a CDS encoding serine hydrolase: MKYVLLLVLLLPLWATTPAGAQQLYFPPATGTTWATVSPQSLGWCSPAQDSLLAFLGRKNTKSFLILKDGRLALEQYFGTYTQDSVWYWASAGKSLTAVLVGLAQQESILSLEDSVSRHLGRGWTTAPAAKERMIRLRHQLSMTTGLDDTPPLPCDNESSTAACLRYRTDAGTRWAYHTGAYRLLQDEIARASGQTINQYTNQRLASRIGMGGAWRNYVYYSRARDMARFGLLVLARGNWNGTVLLRDTAYFRRMTTPSQTYNRAYGYLWWLNGQTSYMLPQSQFTFSGPLVPTAPPDMLAALGKNDQKIYVVPSLGLVVVRQGQSAEAPKLAVSSFDTELWRYIMNLYCQPLATTLARLRTRVELYPNPATQELRVQPGMMVATGQQLRCLDRLGREVSRQPLPASGLTLPVAAWPAGLYVVQVLNEQGAVLSSQRMFKQ; the protein is encoded by the coding sequence ATGAAATACGTTTTACTGTTGGTACTGCTGCTGCCGCTGTGGGCCACGACGCCCGCCGGGGCTCAGCAGCTGTACTTTCCGCCCGCAACGGGCACTACCTGGGCCACCGTGTCGCCCCAGAGCCTGGGCTGGTGCTCACCGGCTCAGGATTCACTACTGGCTTTTTTGGGGCGTAAGAATACGAAGTCCTTTCTGATTCTCAAAGACGGCCGCCTGGCGCTGGAGCAGTATTTTGGCACCTACACCCAGGACTCGGTCTGGTACTGGGCCTCGGCGGGCAAGTCGCTCACGGCGGTGCTGGTGGGCCTAGCTCAGCAGGAAAGCATCCTGAGCCTGGAGGATTCGGTTTCGCGCCACCTTGGCCGGGGCTGGACCACGGCTCCCGCTGCCAAAGAGCGGATGATTCGCCTGCGTCACCAGCTTAGCATGACCACCGGCCTCGACGATACGCCGCCCCTGCCCTGTGATAATGAAAGCTCCACGGCGGCCTGCCTGCGCTACCGCACCGACGCGGGAACCCGCTGGGCCTACCACACCGGAGCTTACCGCCTGCTGCAGGACGAAATAGCCCGGGCCAGTGGCCAAACCATTAATCAATACACCAACCAGCGCCTGGCCAGCCGCATTGGTATGGGCGGAGCGTGGCGCAACTACGTGTACTACAGCCGGGCCCGCGACATGGCCCGGTTTGGGCTGCTCGTGCTGGCCCGCGGCAACTGGAACGGCACCGTTCTGCTGCGCGACACGGCTTATTTCCGCCGCATGACCACCCCCTCCCAGACTTATAACCGCGCGTACGGTTACCTCTGGTGGCTCAACGGGCAAACCAGTTATATGCTGCCCCAGAGCCAGTTCACCTTTAGCGGGCCGCTGGTGCCCACGGCCCCGCCCGACATGTTGGCCGCGTTGGGCAAAAACGACCAGAAAATCTACGTGGTGCCCAGCCTGGGCCTGGTGGTAGTGCGCCAGGGGCAGTCGGCCGAAGCTCCCAAGCTGGCTGTGTCGTCGTTCGACACGGAGCTGTGGCGCTACATTATGAACCTCTACTGCCAGCCGTTAGCTACTACATTAGCTCGGCTCAGAACCCGGGTGGAACTGTACCCCAACCCGGCCACTCAGGAGCTACGGGTGCAGCCCGGTATGATGGTAGCAACGGGCCAGCAGCTTCGGTGCCTGGATAGGCTGGGGCGCGAAGTCAGTCGGCAGCCGCTGCCGGCCTCGGGCCTCACGCTCCCGGTTGCGGCCTGGCCGGCGGGTTTGTACGTGGTGCAGGTGCTCAACGAACAGGGAGCAGTGCTCAGCTCCCAGCGCATGTTTAAGCAGTAG
- a CDS encoding glutamate--tRNA ligase family protein, translating to MPYSAPVVSRLAPTPSGYLHLGNAVNFLLTWLIVRRVYGVLHLRIDDLDRARLRPAYLENIFRTIDWLGIDYDHGPSGPEDFERNFSQLHHLAEYEALLQALRQKPGLLYACRCSRTQIQSQANGGIYSGSCQPQNLDFEAPESAWRAHVGASTIVSFTDLWLGPVALELSRELGDFVVRKKDGLPAYQIGSIVDDVRLGVTLIVRGVDLLPSTAAQRWLAGFTPDTSPFLQTRLVHHSLLPGPDGGKLSKSQQQPLDRGIMHESTSPRPVFEAVARLLNLPLEAGRSLAALRAAFENAAIS from the coding sequence ATGCCGTATTCTGCCCCCGTTGTGTCGCGCCTGGCTCCCACGCCCAGCGGGTATTTACACTTGGGAAATGCCGTTAACTTCCTGCTTACCTGGCTAATTGTGCGCCGGGTCTACGGGGTGCTGCACCTGCGCATCGACGACCTGGACCGGGCCCGGCTGCGGCCCGCCTACCTGGAAAATATCTTCCGCACCATCGACTGGCTCGGCATCGACTACGACCACGGCCCCAGCGGCCCCGAGGACTTTGAGCGCAACTTTTCCCAGCTGCATCACCTGGCCGAGTACGAGGCCTTGCTGCAGGCGCTGCGCCAAAAGCCGGGGCTGCTGTACGCCTGCCGCTGCTCCCGCACCCAGATTCAGAGTCAGGCCAACGGCGGGATTTACTCCGGCAGCTGCCAGCCCCAAAACCTGGATTTTGAAGCGCCGGAATCGGCCTGGCGGGCCCACGTGGGAGCTTCAACCATTGTCAGCTTCACGGATTTGTGGCTGGGTCCGGTGGCCCTGGAGCTGTCCCGGGAACTGGGCGACTTTGTTGTGCGCAAAAAGGACGGGCTGCCGGCTTACCAGATTGGCTCCATCGTGGACGACGTACGCCTGGGCGTGACGCTCATCGTGCGGGGCGTGGATTTGCTGCCCAGCACGGCGGCTCAACGCTGGCTGGCCGGCTTCACGCCCGACACCAGCCCTTTTCTGCAGACCCGCCTGGTACACCACTCCCTGTTGCCGGGCCCGGATGGCGGCAAGCTGTCCAAGTCGCAGCAGCAGCCCCTGGACCGCGGCATTATGCATGAGTCTACCTCGCCCCGGCCGGTTTTTGAAGCGGTGGCCCGTCTGCTGAATCTGCCCCTGGAAGCAGGCCGCTCCCTGGCCGCCCTGCGCGCCGCATTTGAAAATGCGGCCATCAGCTGA